In one window of Photorhabdus laumondii subsp. laumondii DNA:
- a CDS encoding beta-ketoacyl-[acyl-carrier-protein] synthase family protein encodes MQRTQRVVITGMGTVTPIGEDIESCWQSIIEKQHQFRRIEFPNSFINSRFFSFLAPNPSRYQLLPKKLTHMLSDCGKMALKATYQAFTQAFGVNVSPVEYYDKYECGIILGSGWGAVDNAGDHACQYKEVKLAHPMSNLITMPSSMTAACSIMYGLRGYQNTIMAACATGTMAIGDAFEIIRSGRAKCMIAGAAESLIRECNIWSIDVLNALSKEQTDPNLACCPFSLDRSGFVLAEGAAVVCLEDYDSAVARGATILAEIKGYAQYSDAANLTRPTEDIEPKILSITKAIEQAQISLEDIDYINAHGTSTPLNDLYETQAIKAALGQYAYQVPISSTKSYTGHLIAAAGSFETIVCVKALTENCLPATLNLHRADPDCDLNYLPNQHCYTVQPEVVLNISAGFGGHNAALVISKVR; translated from the coding sequence ATGCAGAGAACTCAAAGAGTTGTTATTACAGGTATGGGCACCGTAACACCAATTGGTGAAGATATTGAATCATGTTGGCAAAGTATTATCGAGAAACAACATCAATTTCGCAGAATTGAATTTCCTAACTCATTCATTAATTCACGTTTCTTTTCTTTCCTTGCACCCAATCCATCACGTTATCAGTTATTACCAAAAAAGTTGACTCATATGCTTTCTGACTGCGGAAAAATGGCGTTGAAAGCGACTTATCAAGCTTTTACCCAAGCATTTGGCGTGAACGTATCACCTGTTGAATATTACGATAAATACGAATGTGGGATCATACTTGGTAGTGGCTGGGGAGCTGTCGATAATGCCGGAGATCATGCCTGCCAGTATAAGGAAGTTAAATTAGCTCATCCCATGAGTAATCTTATCACCATGCCAAGTTCCATGACGGCGGCGTGTTCGATCATGTATGGACTACGTGGTTATCAGAATACCATTATGGCTGCTTGCGCAACGGGTACAATGGCGATAGGTGATGCCTTTGAAATTATTCGCTCAGGGCGGGCAAAATGTATGATTGCCGGGGCTGCTGAATCACTTATTCGAGAATGTAATATTTGGAGTATTGATGTACTGAATGCATTGTCGAAAGAGCAAACGGACCCCAATCTCGCATGCTGCCCATTTAGTCTTGATCGCTCTGGATTTGTATTGGCCGAAGGAGCGGCGGTGGTTTGTCTGGAAGATTATGATTCAGCCGTCGCGCGTGGGGCAACGATTCTGGCCGAAATCAAAGGTTACGCTCAATATTCAGACGCCGCTAATTTAACCCGGCCGACAGAAGATATTGAACCTAAAATATTATCGATAACCAAAGCCATCGAGCAGGCGCAGATTTCGCTGGAAGATATTGACTATATTAATGCTCATGGTACTTCGACACCGTTAAATGATCTTTATGAAACTCAGGCAATTAAAGCAGCACTAGGCCAATATGCTTATCAGGTACCTATATCAAGCACAAAATCTTATACCGGTCATCTGATTGCTGCCGCCGGTAGTTTCGAAACTATTGTCTGTGTAAAGGCATTAACTGAAAATTGCTTGCCAGCAACATTGAATTTACATCGGGCTGATCCAGATTGCGACCTTAATTATTTACCTAATCAACATTGCTACACCGTTCAACCAGAAGTGGTGCTTAATATCAGTGCAGGTTTTGGGGGACATAATGCTGCGTTGGTTATCTCTAAGGTAAGGTAA
- a CDS encoding acyl carrier protein: MPTQSDIFTAIKNRILMMKDIEEEEITPESYFISLKFDSLDYVEIQVFVLETYGIMLKAELFSDHSISTLDELTNYVKSKL; encoded by the coding sequence ATGCCAACACAAAGTGATATTTTTACTGCAATAAAAAATAGAATATTAATGATGAAGGATATCGAAGAGGAAGAGATAACACCAGAATCTTATTTTATTTCACTTAAATTTGACAGCCTTGACTATGTGGAAATTCAAGTATTTGTATTGGAAACGTATGGCATTATGCTTAAAGCTGAGCTTTTTTCAGATCATTCTATTTCAACATTAGATGAGCTCACTAATTATGTAAAATCAAAACTGTAA
- a CDS encoding RHS repeat domain-containing protein has translation MKVNDIYSNAFNFGSYINTGVDPRTGQYSANINIITLRPNNVGNIEQVLNLSFSPLTTLNNGFGIGWRFSLTMLDVKTLTFSRSNGEQFKCKPLPPNNNDISFKDKKLKDLRVYKLDSNTFYVYNKNGIIETLKRIGSSDIAKTVALEFPDGEVFDLIYNSRFALSEIKYRMTGKTYLKLNYSGNNCTSVEYPDDNNISAKIAFDYRNDYLITVTVPYDASGPIDSARFKMTYQTLKGIFPVISAFRTPTGYVELVSYKENGHKVTDTESIPYAAALTIQPGNGQPAISKSYEYSSVHNFLGYSSGRTSFDSSQDNLYLVTGKYTYSSIERVLNGQNVISVTERVFDKFHLMTKEAKTQDNKRIITEITYNEDPSKSFSEQPENLQQPSHVLTRYTDLQTNTSREESVNIKSDDWGNTLLITETSGIQKEYVYYPVNGEGNNCPADPLGFSRFLKSVTQKGSPDAAQSVANRVTSYTYQKLPTFTGAYVKEYVSKASETIDSKIVRTFNYVNSPTNKSHGSLAKITSVMNNQQTVTTFKYEYSDSEMTTNSTVTGFDGTHMESKNVTSIYTHRQLRKVDVNHVITDQSYDLSGRIIGQIIDPGTTKEIKRSYIYQYPGGDENDFWPVMIEIDSQGIRRKTHYDGMGRICSIEEQDDDGVWGTSGIYQGTYRKVLARQYDVLGQLVKEISNDWLWDLSANPLTRLTTPLVTTKTYQYDGWGNRYSTEYSDGRIELEIHDPITRTITQGVKGLGMLNIQQNNFEQPASIKVVYPDGAIYSTRTYRYDGFGRTVTETDAEGYATQIEYDLFDRIVKKTLPDRTILESAYASFSHEELISALNVNGTQLGSLVYDGLGRVTRDTVGGRKTEYLYGSQGDKPIQSVTPAHNKQNIDYLYALGSVMSKFTTETSQQNFSYYQKTGALLSATEGVSQSNYSYFPSGVLQHESFSRDNKPISSGDYRYTMSGLIQRHKDSFAHDHVYSYDAEGRLVKTEQSSQYATFEYDNVGRLITTTTKDTTSLSQLATKIEYDVFDREIKRSLISDFSIQVITLSYTKNNQISQRITSIDGVVMKNERYQYDSNQRLSQYQCEGEQSPVDHTGRVLSQQIYHYDQWGNIKRLDNTYRDGKETVDYHFSQADPTQLIRITSDKQQIELSYDANGNLTRDEKGQTLIYDQNNRLVQVKDSKGNLVCQYQYDALNKLTAQVLANGTVNRQYYASGNVANVQLGDETITWLSSDKQRLGHQSTKNGESVYYQYGTDHNSTVIASQNENELMALSYTPYGFRSLISSLPGLNGAQVDPVTGWYFLGNGYRVFNPVLMRFHSPDSWSPFGRGGVNPYTYCQGDPINRIDLNGHLSAGGILGIVLGAIGIIVGVVSLGAGAAISAGLIAAGGALGAIASTSAFAVTATVIGLAADSIGIASAALSEKDPKTAGILNWISTGLGVLSFGISAITFTSSLIKSARSGSQVASTSVIGSVPIEFGEIASRSSRRWDIALSTISLSANAVALSTGIAASAVADNNANAANILGWVSLGFGAVSTTAGLINLARTAYAVNHHTWELSSSAGTSEGSEAYTLSRFTQSEPEAINVHPSIRAVEVNQAFRNSTGNLFSQSSINTRNVLRGRLTI, from the coding sequence ATGAAAGTTAACGATATATATTCCAATGCATTTAATTTTGGATCTTATATTAATACTGGTGTCGATCCCAGAACAGGTCAATATAGCGCAAATATCAATATTATCACGTTGAGACCAAATAATGTCGGCAATATTGAACAGGTACTTAATTTATCATTCTCGCCATTAACAACATTAAATAATGGATTTGGTATTGGCTGGCGATTTTCATTAACAATGTTAGATGTAAAAACACTTACATTTAGCCGCTCAAATGGAGAGCAATTTAAATGTAAGCCATTGCCACCTAATAATAATGATATTAGCTTTAAAGATAAAAAATTAAAAGATTTGCGTGTATATAAACTCGATAGTAATACCTTTTATGTTTATAACAAAAATGGCATTATAGAGACACTTAAACGAATTGGATCAAGTGATATTGCGAAAACGGTTGCACTTGAATTTCCTGATGGTGAAGTATTTGATTTAATTTATAATTCAAGATTTGCATTATCCGAAATAAAATACCGTATGACGGGTAAAACTTATCTTAAACTCAATTACTCTGGAAATAATTGCACATCAGTTGAATACCCAGATGATAATAATATCTCTGCGAAAATCGCATTCGATTATCGCAATGATTACCTCATTACTGTGACTGTACCTTATGATGCTTCTGGTCCTATTGATTCTGCCAGATTTAAGATGACTTATCAGACATTAAAAGGAATATTTCCGGTTATTAGCGCTTTTCGTACACCAACAGGTTATGTTGAGCTGGTAAGTTATAAAGAGAATGGGCATAAAGTTACAGACACGGAATCTATTCCTTATGCTGCTGCATTGACTATTCAACCTGGTAATGGGCAGCCTGCGATCAGCAAATCCTATGAATATAGTTCAGTACATAATTTCTTGGGCTATTCTTCTGGTCGGACAAGCTTTGATTCCAGTCAAGATAATTTATATCTGGTTACAGGGAAATATACCTATTCATCCATTGAACGTGTTTTAAACGGTCAAAATGTTATTTCAGTAACAGAAAGAGTGTTTGATAAATTTCATTTAATGACCAAAGAAGCAAAAACACAAGATAATAAGAGGATCATAACAGAAATTACTTATAATGAAGATCCGTCAAAAAGCTTTTCCGAACAACCAGAAAATTTACAACAACCCTCTCATGTGTTAACACGTTACACAGACTTACAGACCAATACTTCACGAGAAGAGAGTGTTAATATTAAAAGCGATGATTGGGGAAATACTCTACTTATTACTGAGACCAGTGGGATACAGAAAGAATACGTTTATTATCCGGTGAATGGTGAAGGTAATAATTGCCCTGCCGATCCATTGGGTTTTTCCCGATTTTTAAAGTCAGTTACGCAAAAAGGATCACCTGATGCTGCTCAAAGTGTCGCAAATAGAGTGACTTCCTACACGTATCAAAAACTGCCCACTTTTACCGGCGCTTATGTTAAGGAATATGTCAGTAAAGCCTCAGAGACGATAGACAGTAAAATAGTGAGGACCTTTAACTATGTTAATTCACCGACAAACAAATCTCATGGTTCATTAGCAAAAATAACGTCGGTGATGAATAACCAACAAACGGTTACCACATTTAAATATGAATATTCAGATAGTGAGATGACTACAAACTCTACGGTGACGGGTTTTGATGGTACACATATGGAATCGAAAAATGTGACCTCCATTTATACACATCGGCAACTCCGTAAAGTTGATGTAAACCATGTCATTACGGACCAGTCTTATGATCTTTCTGGCCGAATTATAGGACAAATTATTGACCCCGGCACGACAAAAGAAATTAAACGTAGCTATATATATCAATATCCTGGTGGTGACGAAAATGATTTTTGGCCGGTGATGATAGAAATTGATTCTCAAGGCATCAGACGTAAAACCCATTACGATGGAATGGGGCGTATTTGCTCGATTGAAGAACAAGATGATGATGGTGTTTGGGGAACATCGGGGATTTATCAAGGCACATATCGAAAAGTTCTTGCCAGACAATATGATGTTTTGGGGCAATTGGTCAAAGAGATTTCAAATGATTGGTTATGGGATTTATCTGCTAATCCTTTGACTCGCTTGACGACGCCTTTGGTGACAACGAAAACCTATCAATATGATGGTTGGGGAAATCGTTACAGTACTGAGTACAGTGATGGTCGGATAGAGCTGGAAATCCATGATCCTATTACGAGGACAATTACTCAAGGGGTCAAAGGGTTGGGGATGTTAAATATTCAGCAAAATAACTTTGAACAGCCTGCTTCAATTAAAGTTGTGTATCCTGATGGTGCGATATATAGCACTCGTACCTATCGTTATGATGGATTTGGTCGTACGGTGACTGAAACAGATGCAGAGGGTTACGCTACCCAAATTGAGTACGATCTATTTGATCGTATAGTGAAAAAAACGTTGCCAGACAGAACAATATTAGAATCCGCTTATGCAAGCTTTAGCCATGAAGAATTAATTTCTGCACTGAATGTGAATGGAACACAATTGGGTTCATTAGTTTATGATGGTCTTGGGCGGGTAACCCGCGATACGGTGGGTGGCCGCAAAACGGAATATTTATATGGATCTCAAGGTGATAAACCTATTCAGTCTGTCACGCCTGCGCATAATAAACAAAACATCGATTATCTTTACGCTCTCGGTAGTGTGATGTCCAAATTTACCACAGAGACAAGCCAACAAAACTTTAGTTACTATCAGAAAACGGGGGCATTATTATCTGCGACAGAAGGTGTATCCCAGAGCAATTACAGTTATTTTCCATCGGGTGTATTACAGCACGAATCATTTTCGCGGGATAATAAACCGATTTCATCGGGCGATTACCGTTATACGATGTCTGGTTTGATTCAACGTCATAAAGATAGTTTTGCTCATGATCATGTTTATAGCTACGATGCCGAAGGAAGATTAGTTAAAACAGAACAGAGTTCGCAATACGCTACATTTGAATATGACAATGTTGGACGGTTAATAACAACGACGACAAAAGACACAACGTCATTATCCCAATTAGCCACAAAAATTGAATACGATGTTTTTGATCGAGAGATAAAACGCTCGCTAATTAGTGACTTCTCAATACAAGTCATTACCTTAAGCTATACAAAGAATAATCAAATCAGTCAACGCATCACCTCCATTGATGGGGTGGTTATGAAAAATGAACGTTATCAATATGATAGTAATCAGCGCTTAAGCCAGTACCAATGCGAGGGAGAACAATCTCCGGTTGATCATACTGGTCGTGTGTTAAGTCAGCAAATTTACCATTATGACCAATGGGGTAATATCAAACGGCTTGATAATACATATCGAGATGGTAAAGAAACAGTGGATTATCATTTCAGTCAAGCCGATCCAACCCAACTTATTCGTATTACCAGTGATAAACAGCAAATAGAGTTAAGTTATGATGCTAACGGTAATCTAACACGCGACGAAAAAGGGCAAACGCTTATTTACGATCAGAATAATCGCTTGGTACAGGTCAAAGACAGTAAGGGTAATTTGGTATGCCAATATCAGTATGATGCATTGAACAAATTAACCGCACAAGTTTTAGCGAATGGTACGGTTAATCGTCAATATTATGCTTCAGGCAATGTGGCGAATGTTCAATTGGGTGATGAAACCATTACCTGGCTGAGCAGTGATAAACAACGGCTTGGTCATCAGAGCACCAAGAATGGCGAGTCAGTCTACTATCAATACGGTACTGACCATAATAGTACGGTTATAGCCAGTCAGAACGAAAACGAGTTGATGGCTTTATCCTACACACCTTATGGCTTTAGGAGTTTAATTTCTTCATTACCGGGTTTGAATGGAGCGCAGGTCGATCCAGTCACAGGTTGGTACTTCTTAGGTAACGGATATCGTGTTTTCAATCCGGTTCTCATGAGATTTCATAGTCCCGACAGTTGGAGCCCCTTTGGCCGGGGAGGGGTTAATCCCTACACTTATTGCCAAGGCGATCCTATCAACCGGATTGATCTGAACGGTCATCTTAGTGCTGGCGGGATATTAGGTATTGTGCTGGGGGCAATTGGTATCATTGTTGGGGTTGTGTCACTGGGGGCAGGAGCGGCAATTAGTGCGGGTCTCATTGCTGCGGGCGGAGCTTTGGGGGCGATTGCTTCTACCAGTGCGTTTGCAGTTACTGCGACCGTCATTGGATTAGCTGCTGATTCAATAGGGATTGCGTCAGCAGCATTATCAGAAAAAGATCCGAAAACAGCCGGGATATTAAATTGGATTAGTACCGGGTTGGGGGTTTTAAGCTTTGGTATCAGCGCAATAACCTTTACCTCTTCGCTGATAAAATCGGCACGGAGTGGTTCTCAGGTAGCCAGCACGAGTGTTATCGGGTCAGTACCTATTGAATTTGGTGAAATTGCCAGCCGTTCTAGCAGACGCTGGGATATCGCTTTATCCACGATATCATTGAGTGCGAATGCTGTGGCGCTCTCTACGGGGATAGCGGCTTCTGCTGTTGCAGATAACAATGCTAATGCGGCTAATATCTTGGGATGGGTCTCTTTAGGTTTTGGGGCTGTATCAACAACGGCGGGGCTAATTAATCTTGCACGTACAGCTTATGCAGTGAATCATCATACTTGGGAACTCAGCTCATCAGCAGGTACTTCTGAGGGAAGTGAAGCCTATACTTTATCTCGTTTTACCCAATCGGAGCCAGAAGCGATAAATGTTCATCCTTCTATTCGAGCCGTTGAAGTGAACCAAGCATTTCGAAATAGTACCGGAAATCTATTTAGTCAATCGTCCATTAACACCCGTAATGTGTTACGAGGCCGTTTGACAATATAA
- a CDS encoding antitoxin MazE family protein, with amino-acid sequence MFKEECRRQSHLAMATQDKETDTLLENAINELADSADWE; translated from the coding sequence ATGTTTAAAGAGGAGTGTCGGCGTCAAAGCCATCTGGCTATGGCAACACAGGATAAGGAAACCGATACACTATTAGAAAATGCGATAAATGAACTAGCTGATTCAGCAGACTGGGAGTGA
- a CDS encoding MFS transporter: MTLGNHLVQNAQNKKNHIQKDDPLYVKVTLSLFTVGLAAFALLYFVQPILPMLSDDFGVSPATSSLSLSLSTGMLALGLLITGPLSDAIGRKNVMVTALFAAALFTLLSAFITSWHGILIVRALVGLSLSGVAAVAMTYLSEEIHPNFVALSMGLYVSGNSIGGMSGRLISGIITDYFSWRVSVIVLGLLALIAAMMFWRMLPESRHFRPSSLKPHSLLINLKLHFRDKGLPLLFCEAFLLMGGFVTLFNYISYRLLDSPYHFNQSIVGMLSIVYLAGTYGASKVGPLTHQYGLGKVLIATISMMLIGTLITLFSSAVMIIIGMIVLTFGFFAAHAVASGWVGRRARRAKAQASSLYLFCYYLGSSVAGTFGGIFWLQLGWNGVVLFITILILLALLLGFKLAKLPEAR; this comes from the coding sequence CTGACTCTTGGTAATCATCTTGTCCAAAATGCTCAAAATAAGAAAAATCATATTCAGAAGGACGATCCTCTGTATGTTAAAGTGACATTGTCACTCTTTACCGTAGGGTTAGCTGCATTTGCCCTACTCTATTTCGTTCAACCCATCTTACCCATGCTGTCGGATGATTTTGGTGTTTCTCCTGCTACCAGTAGCTTATCTTTATCCCTTTCAACCGGAATGCTGGCATTGGGCTTATTAATCACCGGTCCTCTGTCTGATGCTATCGGCCGTAAAAATGTGATGGTAACAGCGCTATTCGCCGCTGCACTTTTCACTTTACTCAGTGCATTTATCACCAGTTGGCATGGAATTCTGATTGTACGCGCTCTGGTTGGCTTGTCTCTCAGTGGCGTAGCCGCCGTTGCAATGACTTACCTTAGTGAGGAAATCCATCCTAACTTTGTTGCTTTATCAATGGGACTTTATGTGAGTGGTAATTCTATTGGTGGCATGAGTGGGCGATTAATATCAGGCATTATCACTGATTATTTCTCATGGCGGGTTTCTGTCATCGTATTAGGTTTATTGGCATTAATTGCGGCAATGATGTTTTGGCGTATGTTACCTGAATCGCGCCATTTTCGGCCAAGTTCTCTCAAACCTCACTCTTTATTAATCAATCTGAAATTACATTTTCGTGATAAAGGATTGCCATTACTGTTTTGTGAAGCCTTTTTACTTATGGGCGGCTTTGTTACCCTATTTAATTACATAAGTTATCGTTTATTAGATTCACCCTATCACTTTAATCAGTCAATTGTCGGTATGTTGTCTATTGTTTATTTGGCAGGAACATACGGCGCATCCAAAGTAGGTCCATTAACCCATCAATATGGACTCGGAAAAGTGCTGATCGCGACGATAAGTATGATGCTAATCGGTACGCTTATTACCTTATTCTCATCTGCGGTGATGATTATCATTGGGATGATAGTCCTCACTTTCGGTTTCTTTGCCGCACATGCAGTTGCCAGCGGTTGGGTCGGACGTCGTGCTCGCCGGGCCAAAGCACAAGCGTCTTCCCTTTATCTGTTTTGTTATTACTTGGGTTCAAGTGTAGCAGGCACTTTTGGCGGTATATTTTGGCTCCAATTAGGTTGGAATGGTGTTGTTTTATTTATTACCATTCTTATCCTTTTGGCTCTACTCTTAGGGTTTAAACTCGCCAAACTTCCAGAGGCAAGATAA
- a CDS encoding LysR family transcriptional regulator, with the protein MAIELRHLRYFIAVAEELHFGRAAERLNISQPPLSQQIQSLENSINARLLERNNRNVSLTPAGNMFLKEAYQILAQVDAAAAKAARMQKGELGEISIGFTSTIPFMNKVTLSLRQFRERYPEVAIHMHQMNTKQQIAPLLTGRIDVGIMRNTQLPDNLEYRLLFREPFMLAVYDGHPLLEYAPQGIKLEMLSGYPMVFFEREVGTALYDEIITLLAQAGITPMISQEAGEAMTILGLVSAGLGVSVVTESFTRMKVDGVQYISLVDNHSCSEVWLVNHKNRPISAAADRLINLLISNILHGKNK; encoded by the coding sequence ATGGCTATCGAATTACGGCATTTACGCTACTTTATTGCAGTGGCAGAGGAATTACATTTTGGTCGTGCGGCAGAACGGCTTAATATTTCACAGCCGCCATTAAGCCAACAGATTCAATCACTTGAAAATAGTATAAATGCGCGGTTGTTAGAGCGTAATAACCGGAATGTGAGCTTGACGCCGGCAGGTAACATGTTTCTGAAAGAAGCTTATCAGATCCTGGCCCAAGTTGATGCTGCTGCAGCAAAAGCAGCAAGAATGCAAAAAGGGGAATTAGGCGAAATATCTATCGGTTTCACCTCTACGATACCGTTTATGAATAAGGTCACTCTGAGTTTACGGCAATTTCGGGAACGTTACCCGGAAGTCGCTATTCATATGCATCAGATGAATACTAAACAGCAGATTGCGCCATTGCTGACTGGACGGATTGACGTTGGCATCATGCGCAATACTCAATTACCCGATAACCTTGAGTATCGGCTATTATTTCGGGAACCTTTTATGCTTGCTGTTTATGATGGACATCCTTTGTTGGAATATGCTCCACAGGGAATAAAGCTCGAAATGTTATCGGGCTATCCGATGGTGTTTTTTGAGCGCGAAGTAGGGACAGCTTTATATGATGAAATCATCACATTACTTGCTCAAGCAGGTATAACACCGATGATTTCACAGGAAGCCGGCGAAGCGATGACTATTCTTGGGCTAGTTTCTGCTGGATTAGGCGTCAGTGTTGTGACTGAATCTTTTACCCGAATGAAAGTGGATGGTGTCCAGTATATTTCATTAGTTGATAACCACTCTTGTTCTGAGGTCTGGTTGGTAAATCACAAAAACCGGCCAATATCGGCCGCCGCAGACAGGCTGATAAACCTACTCATATCTAATATTTTGCATGGAAAAAATAAGTAG
- the mlc gene encoding sugar metabolism global transcriptional regulator Mlc — translation MDGQPGHIDQIKQINIGTVYRLIDQYGPISRIELSKKAQLAPASITKIVRELVDAHLVMETEFLDLGFRGRPATGLKLDSESWHFLCVSINLGSLILGLRDLSSTLIVEDVLPLPANKEKSFLDSIIDEIDAFFGRYQSRLERLTAISMTVNAIVDPTQGLIHSFPYYQVQELPIGEYLHRRTGLPVFLQHEITAWTIAESLYGTAKNCQNVIQMVIDEHVGVGVIIAGQTLHAGNRGVMEVGHIQAEPNGERCYCGNFGCLETVVGISHILSRAKRQLAMVPDSLLNGEPLTVESFCQAVNNGDTLAVDIIRDIGVKIGHIIAIMVNLFNPEKILMGSPLNASQQVLYPVISECIQQHALPAYSKQIELVPTKFNNSGTLSTVASVKKALYDGSLLISLMKG, via the coding sequence ATGGATGGACAACCAGGGCATATTGATCAGATTAAACAGATTAATATTGGTACTGTTTATCGGTTAATTGATCAATATGGTCCAATTTCCCGTATTGAGCTGTCCAAAAAAGCGCAACTTGCTCCAGCCAGTATTACTAAGATTGTCCGTGAATTGGTTGATGCACACTTAGTCATGGAAACGGAATTTTTGGATTTAGGATTTAGAGGGCGCCCGGCGACCGGACTAAAGCTTGATTCTGAAAGTTGGCATTTCCTGTGTGTCAGTATTAACTTGGGAAGTTTAATATTGGGACTGCGTGATTTAAGTAGCACGTTAATTGTTGAAGATGTTTTACCATTACCGGCCAACAAGGAAAAATCCTTTTTAGATAGCATTATTGATGAGATTGATGCATTTTTTGGTCGCTATCAATCTCGTCTTGAGCGTCTGACGGCAATTAGCATGACGGTAAATGCGATTGTTGATCCGACTCAAGGTTTAATTCACAGTTTCCCTTATTACCAGGTTCAGGAATTGCCAATAGGAGAATATCTGCATCGTCGCACCGGATTACCGGTATTTCTTCAACATGAAATAACCGCCTGGACGATAGCTGAATCATTATATGGCACAGCAAAAAATTGTCAGAATGTTATCCAAATGGTCATTGATGAACATGTTGGTGTTGGCGTGATTATTGCGGGGCAAACATTGCATGCTGGCAACCGTGGTGTCATGGAGGTAGGGCATATTCAGGCTGAACCTAATGGTGAACGCTGTTATTGTGGGAATTTTGGGTGTCTGGAAACGGTTGTAGGTATCAGCCATATTTTATCCAGAGCCAAACGGCAGTTGGCAATGGTACCCGATTCTTTACTAAACGGTGAACCACTGACCGTTGAGTCATTCTGTCAGGCGGTTAATAACGGTGATACTCTGGCAGTCGATATTATTCGTGATATTGGAGTAAAAATTGGGCATATTATTGCAATTATGGTCAATTTATTTAACCCAGAAAAAATTTTGATGGGTTCTCCTCTTAATGCTTCACAACAAGTTTTGTATCCGGTGATCAGTGAATGTATTCAACAACACGCTTTGCCTGCCTATAGCAAACAGATTGAATTAGTTCCAACAAAATTCAATAATTCAGGTACATTATCCACGGTAGCATCAGTTAAAAAAGCTTTATATGATGGTTCATTGTTGATCAGTTTAATGAAAGGATAA
- the bioD gene encoding dethiobiotin synthase → MLTRLFVTGTDTNIGKTIVTRALLQAFNRDGATAVGYKPIATEGYETEEGMRNRDGVILQKSSPVPLKYEEINPVIWKNSYCEGNQVDFEQMKKGLNNLSNKADRVIIEGNGGWRVLLDDETFYFDWVIQEKIPVILVVGIQPGCVNHSILTAQAIINDGLQLVGWVANRINPGLSHYTKVMDRLRRHINAPQLGEIPYILRPEEKDLSCYLDVATIFKQVGGSESEVGIESQYT, encoded by the coding sequence ATGTTAACGCGCCTATTTGTTACGGGGACAGATACCAACATAGGTAAAACAATTGTTACCCGTGCATTATTACAAGCTTTTAATCGTGATGGAGCAACGGCAGTAGGGTATAAACCTATAGCCACAGAAGGGTATGAAACAGAAGAAGGTATGCGTAATCGAGATGGTGTGATTCTACAAAAATCTTCTCCTGTTCCGCTTAAATATGAAGAAATTAACCCTGTTATCTGGAAAAACAGCTATTGTGAAGGCAATCAGGTTGATTTCGAACAGATGAAAAAAGGATTAAATAATCTTAGTAATAAAGCAGATCGCGTTATTATTGAAGGTAACGGTGGTTGGCGCGTATTATTGGATGATGAAACTTTTTATTTTGATTGGGTGATTCAGGAAAAAATCCCTGTCATTTTAGTTGTTGGTATTCAGCCTGGCTGTGTAAATCACTCAATTTTAACCGCACAGGCAATAATAAATGATGGATTGCAATTAGTAGGATGGGTAGCTAACAGAATTAATCCTGGTTTATCACACTATACGAAAGTGATGGATAGGTTACGCCGTCACATTAATGCACCACAGTTAGGTGAAATTCCTTATATTTTACGTCCAGAAGAAAAAGATTTATCCTGCTACCTGGATGTCGCCACTATATTTAAACAAGTTGGGGGAAGTGAGAGTGAAGTTGGTATAGAGAGCCAATATACATAA